One region of Endozoicomonas sp. Mp262 genomic DNA includes:
- the ung gene encoding uracil-DNA glycosylase, with the protein MPDIRLESSWKSHIQDEFSKEYMQALKAFLVQEKQHGKMIYPCGSEYFRAMDLTPFEQVKVVVLGQDPYHGPGQAHGLSFSVKPDVRIPPSLVNMYKELQDDLGIAPARHGFLEYWAKQGVLLLNSVLTVEHKQAASHQGRGWERFTDRMIAELNEKRDNLVFILWGSYAQKKGQYIDESRHLVLKSVHPSPLSAHRGFFGSKPFSQTNDYLASHGIAPIDWQLPEQV; encoded by the coding sequence ATGCCGGACATCAGGCTTGAATCATCCTGGAAGAGCCATATCCAGGATGAGTTCAGTAAAGAATACATGCAGGCCCTCAAGGCATTTCTGGTTCAGGAAAAACAGCATGGGAAAATGATCTACCCCTGTGGTAGTGAATACTTCAGGGCTATGGATCTTACTCCCTTCGAACAGGTGAAAGTGGTTGTTTTGGGACAGGATCCTTACCATGGGCCAGGCCAGGCCCATGGTCTTAGCTTTTCAGTGAAACCGGATGTGAGGATTCCTCCCTCACTGGTCAATATGTATAAAGAGCTGCAGGATGACCTTGGTATAGCACCCGCCCGTCACGGGTTTCTTGAATATTGGGCAAAACAGGGGGTTCTGCTGCTAAACAGTGTCCTGACTGTAGAACATAAGCAGGCGGCTTCCCATCAGGGTAGAGGCTGGGAGCGTTTTACTGACAGGATGATTGCCGAGCTCAATGAGAAACGGGATAACCTGGTCTTTATCCTGTGGGGTAGTTATGCCCAGAAAAAAGGGCAGTATATTGATGAGTCAAGGCACCTGGTATTAAAGTCCGTCCATCCATCACCACTGTCGGCACATAGAGGTTTTTTTGGAAGCAAACCATTTTCCCAAACCAATGATTATCTGGCCAGTCATGGCATTGCTCCCATAGACTGGCAGCTTCCCGAACAGGTATAA
- the nhaC gene encoding Na+/H+ antiporter NhaC — protein sequence MPWSRSTEIVWMEQKLSLPSMGQAALVLGTFLALAFSFTAKLNLPIQLALFIGWFLVMGLGIKLGYKYKDLEAAASEGIFKGMGAILILIAVGALVGTWIAGGIVPSIIYYGLMTIHPSVFLLATMVICSMTALATGTSWGAAGTAGIAMMGIGQGLGIPAPMTAGAVLSGVYFGDKLSPLSDSVILASSMSEVEIVDHIKGMLPISLTAYVLTGIAFTIAGFSYGGNADLAQVQAVMTAMDANFTISPLAFIPVAIVLFLLSKKLPSYPVLAFGAAMGMLWAIILQDRSPVEAMSAIWAPLTIDSGNAFIDSILNRGGMSNMLGSVAVIIFGLGFGGLLDKVGILETIAKQFEKKVTNEGNLTVYTVITAFLANVFGSAMYVSLILTPKIMAKNYDRLGADRRMLSRSAEFGGTLTSGMVPWSDNGIFMAGLLGVSTFAYIPYMWMSFISIGLVILFAYLGKFRPNDNKYVKSQENLGDYAAA from the coding sequence ATGCCATGGTCAAGAAGTACGGAGATTGTTTGGATGGAGCAGAAGCTTTCATTGCCTTCCATGGGACAAGCTGCCCTTGTTCTCGGAACCTTCCTGGCACTGGCCTTTTCATTTACCGCCAAGTTGAATCTCCCCATTCAGCTGGCACTGTTCATCGGCTGGTTTCTGGTAATGGGCCTGGGAATCAAGCTGGGCTATAAATACAAAGACCTGGAAGCGGCTGCTTCAGAAGGTATTTTTAAGGGGATGGGTGCCATACTGATCCTGATCGCGGTAGGTGCACTGGTTGGCACCTGGATCGCCGGCGGTATCGTACCCAGTATTATTTATTATGGGCTGATGACCATTCACCCTTCCGTATTCCTCCTGGCCACCATGGTGATCTGCTCAATGACTGCACTGGCTACAGGGACATCCTGGGGAGCTGCCGGAACGGCAGGTATTGCCATGATGGGTATTGGCCAGGGTCTGGGAATCCCAGCGCCTATGACTGCCGGTGCAGTACTGTCGGGCGTCTATTTTGGTGACAAACTATCCCCTCTTTCTGATAGCGTTATCCTGGCATCCTCCATGTCTGAAGTGGAAATTGTTGACCACATTAAAGGAATGCTTCCCATCAGTCTGACGGCTTACGTTTTAACGGGTATTGCCTTTACTATTGCCGGTTTCAGCTACGGTGGCAATGCCGACCTGGCTCAGGTGCAGGCGGTTATGACGGCAATGGACGCGAATTTCACAATCTCTCCATTGGCCTTTATTCCTGTTGCCATTGTCCTTTTCTTACTATCCAAAAAGCTACCCTCTTATCCGGTGCTGGCATTTGGTGCTGCCATGGGCATGCTCTGGGCTATCATCCTCCAGGATCGTTCTCCGGTGGAAGCCATGAGTGCCATTTGGGCACCACTGACCATTGACTCAGGCAATGCATTTATTGACAGCATTCTAAACCGTGGTGGCATGTCTAACATGCTGGGCTCTGTTGCCGTGATTATTTTTGGCCTAGGCTTTGGTGGCTTGCTGGATAAGGTTGGCATCCTTGAAACCATAGCCAAACAGTTCGAAAAGAAAGTCACCAATGAAGGTAATCTGACCGTCTATACAGTGATCACCGCTTTCCTGGCCAATGTGTTTGGTAGCGCCATGTACGTATCACTTATTTTGACACCTAAAATTATGGCTAAAAACTACGACCGCCTGGGCGCTGACCGCCGTATGTTATCCCGTAGTGCTGAGTTTGGTGGAACCCTGACTTCCGGAATGGTGCCATGGAGTGATAACGGTATCTTTATGGCAGGCCTGCTGGGTGTGTCCACCTTTGCCTATATCCCCTATATGTGGATGAGCTTTATCAGCATTGGCCTGGTTATTCTGTTTGCTTACCTGGGTAAATTCCGGCCAAATGATAACAAGTATGTAAAAAGTCAGGAAAACCTTGGCGATTATGCAGCCGCTTAA
- the prfB gene encoding peptide chain release factor 2 (programmed frameshift) codes for MLEVNPIKERIKDLSARTDVLRGYLDYAHKSERLQEVERELEDPEVWNNPDNAQALGRERAQLESVVQTIDELTQGLQDADELLDMSVEEADEDGIQGVVDELDLLAEKLELLEFRRMFSGEMDANNAYLDIQAGSGGTEAQDWANMMLRMYLRWGEARGFKTELIEVSDGEVAGIKSATVQFTGEYAFGWLRTETGVHRLVRKSPFDSGNRRHTSFASVFVSPEIDDNIEVEINPADLRVDTYRSSGAGGQHVNTTDSAIRITHAPSGIVVQCQNQRSQHQNRDKAMQQLKAKLYELEMQKRTAEAQALEDSKSDIGWGSQIRSYVLDDSRIKDLRTGVEVRNTQAVLDGGLDKFIEASLKKGL; via the exons ATGCTTGAAGTTAATCCCATCAAGGAACGTATCAAAGACCTGAGCGCACGAACTGACGTGCTTAGGGGGTATCTT GACTACGCTCACAAAAGTGAGCGTCTGCAGGAAGTAGAGCGGGAGCTGGAAGACCCGGAAGTCTGGAATAATCCGGACAATGCCCAGGCCCTTGGCCGGGAGCGGGCGCAGCTGGAATCAGTGGTGCAAACCATTGATGAGTTGACCCAGGGGCTGCAGGATGCCGATGAATTGCTGGATATGTCTGTGGAAGAGGCAGATGAAGACGGCATTCAGGGTGTGGTGGATGAGTTGGATCTATTGGCTGAGAAACTGGAGCTGCTGGAGTTCCGGCGGATGTTCTCTGGTGAAATGGATGCCAATAATGCCTATCTGGACATTCAGGCGGGTTCCGGCGGTACTGAAGCCCAGGACTGGGCCAATATGATGTTGCGGATGTACCTCCGTTGGGGTGAAGCCCGGGGATTTAAAACGGAGCTTATTGAAGTGTCCGACGGTGAAGTTGCCGGGATTAAGTCCGCTACCGTTCAGTTCACGGGTGAGTATGCCTTTGGCTGGTTAAGAACAGAGACCGGTGTGCACCGTCTGGTAAGAAAGTCTCCCTTTGACTCCGGTAATCGTCGTCATACCTCCTTTGCCTCTGTCTTTGTATCTCCCGAGATTGATGACAATATTGAGGTTGAGATTAACCCGGCGGATCTGCGGGTGGATACTTATCGCTCCAGTGGTGCCGGTGGGCAGCACGTTAACACCACAGATTCCGCCATCCGGATTACCCATGCCCCCTCCGGTATCGTGGTACAGTGCCAGAACCAGCGCTCCCAGCATCAGAACAGGGATAAGGCCATGCAGCAGCTGAAAGCCAAGCTGTATGAGCTGGAGATGCAAAAAAGGACCGCTGAAGCCCAGGCCCTTGAAGACAGTAAGTCTGATATTGGCTGGGGAAGCCAGATTCGTTCCTATGTGCTGGATGACTCCAGAATCAAAGACCTTCGCACAGGTGTTGAAGTTCGCAATACCCAGGCTGTGCTGGATGGTGGTCTGGATAAGTTTATCGAAGCAAGTTTGAAGAAAGGGTTGTAA
- the lysS gene encoding lysine--tRNA ligase, with product MSDQEQNIEAQEENRLVALRREKLAAIRSRRVAFPNKFRRDSLAGDLQEQYKEASKDGLSEAGIRVSVAGRIMLNRGAFMELQDMSGRIQLYVNRKALDKETLAEIKTWDLGDIIGVEGTLQRSGKGDLYVDMAQVQLLTKSLRPLPEKHKGLTDTEMRYRQRYVDLITSEQSRDVFRTRSRIIDGIREYFRKQDYMEVETPMLQVIPGGATARPFITHHNALDIDMYLRIAPELYLKRVVVGGFERVYEINRNFRNEGLSTRHNPEFTMLEFYQAYADYNDMMDHTEAMLKGLAEDVMGKTAFEYQGKTIDFGKPFARMSVFDSILHFNPELKAEDIDNMDAACKVAENLDIEVKAIWGLGKVQIEIFEKTVEHRLLDPTFITDYPTEVSPLSRRNDENPFVTERFEFFVAGREIANGFSELNDAEDQAERFRQQVAEKDAGDDEAMHYDADYINALEYGLPPTAGEGIGIDRLVMLFTDSPSIRDVLLFPHMRPQ from the coding sequence ATGTCTGATCAAGAACAGAATATCGAAGCGCAGGAAGAGAACAGGCTGGTTGCCCTGCGTCGGGAAAAATTGGCAGCTATCCGCTCCCGGCGTGTGGCTTTTCCCAACAAATTCCGCAGGGACTCCCTGGCGGGCGATCTGCAGGAGCAGTATAAAGAGGCCTCCAAAGACGGGTTAAGCGAAGCGGGCATTCGGGTCAGTGTTGCGGGCCGCATTATGCTTAACCGTGGTGCCTTTATGGAACTGCAGGATATGTCCGGCCGTATCCAGCTTTATGTTAACCGTAAAGCCCTCGATAAAGAGACCCTGGCGGAAATCAAAACCTGGGATTTGGGCGACATTATCGGTGTAGAGGGTACCCTGCAGCGTTCCGGCAAAGGGGATCTTTATGTGGATATGGCGCAGGTTCAGCTGCTCACCAAATCCCTGCGCCCGCTGCCTGAAAAGCATAAAGGGTTGACCGATACGGAAATGCGTTATCGCCAGCGTTATGTGGACCTGATTACCAGTGAGCAGTCCCGGGATGTTTTCCGTACCCGCTCCAGAATCATTGATGGCATCCGTGAATACTTCCGCAAGCAGGACTATATGGAAGTTGAAACCCCCATGCTTCAGGTAATTCCTGGTGGTGCCACTGCCCGTCCTTTTATTACCCATCATAATGCCCTTGATATTGATATGTACCTGCGGATTGCTCCGGAGCTGTACCTGAAGCGAGTGGTTGTGGGTGGTTTTGAGCGGGTTTACGAAATTAACCGTAACTTCCGCAATGAAGGTCTGTCTACCCGTCATAATCCTGAGTTCACTATGCTTGAGTTCTATCAGGCCTATGCGGATTACAATGATATGATGGACCACACGGAAGCCATGCTGAAGGGGCTGGCTGAAGATGTGATGGGTAAAACAGCCTTTGAATACCAGGGAAAAACCATTGACTTCGGCAAGCCGTTTGCTCGTATGTCCGTGTTTGATTCTATCCTGCATTTCAACCCTGAGCTGAAGGCAGAAGATATTGATAATATGGATGCTGCCTGTAAAGTGGCTGAAAACCTGGATATTGAAGTCAAGGCTATTTGGGGACTGGGTAAGGTTCAAATTGAGATCTTTGAGAAGACCGTTGAACACCGTTTGCTGGACCCAACCTTTATTACCGATTACCCAACCGAGGTCTCTCCCCTGTCCCGTCGTAATGATGAAAATCCGTTTGTCACCGAGCGCTTTGAGTTCTTTGTTGCAGGCCGGGAGATTGCCAACGGTTTCTCAGAGTTAAATGATGCGGAAGATCAGGCTGAGCGTTTCCGTCAGCAGGTAGCAGAAAAAGATGCCGGTGATGACGAAGCCATGCACTACGATGCGGATTATATCAACGCCCTGGAGTATGGTCTGCCACCTACTGCCGGAGAGGGGATTGGTATTGACCGTCTGGTAATGCTGTTTACCGACTCTCCATCCATCAGGGATGTGCTGTTGTTCCCTCATATGCGTCCGCAATAG
- the ansA gene encoding asparaginase — MAKRIYVAYTGGTIGMKPTDSGYAPGDNLMALLSEKLPADVMKSLPEFELFEYEQLIDSSNIRPDNWKQIASDIAARYEDYDGFVVLHGTDTMAYSCSMMSFMLQNLNKPVIFTGSQIPLCEARTDGLENFVGALSVATDDRIKEVCLYFNGRLMRGNRSRKLNAYWFDAFDSPNYPWLGRADIHIELNEQLLWQSQGKETFLLDCDSDPHVLPLCLFPGITAQWLETAFQQPYSAFILRTYGTGNGPDQDQELLKVLTDASAKGKVIVNQTQCHRGTVRQGSYAAGSALARTGMVSGYDATPEALFCKLHHLFSMGMSPKQVREQIGINLCGELSQ; from the coding sequence ATGGCAAAAAGAATCTACGTCGCTTATACCGGCGGAACCATTGGTATGAAGCCAACCGATTCAGGCTATGCTCCGGGTGACAACCTAATGGCTCTGCTCAGTGAAAAGCTGCCAGCGGATGTGATGAAAAGCCTGCCTGAGTTTGAGCTGTTTGAATATGAACAGCTCATTGATTCCAGCAATATCCGTCCCGATAACTGGAAGCAAATTGCCTCGGATATTGCTGCCCGCTATGAGGACTATGACGGTTTTGTTGTACTGCATGGTACCGATACCATGGCTTATTCCTGTTCAATGATGTCGTTTATGCTACAGAACCTGAACAAGCCAGTCATCTTCACCGGTTCTCAAATCCCTCTTTGTGAAGCGCGCACCGATGGCCTTGAAAACTTTGTTGGCGCACTCTCTGTTGCCACTGACGATCGTATCAAGGAAGTGTGCCTGTACTTCAATGGACGACTAATGAGGGGTAACCGCAGCAGAAAACTCAATGCTTACTGGTTTGATGCCTTTGATAGCCCAAACTACCCGTGGCTGGGTCGGGCAGATATTCATATAGAACTGAATGAGCAACTGTTATGGCAGTCTCAGGGAAAAGAAACGTTCTTACTGGACTGTGATTCTGATCCCCATGTATTGCCCCTGTGTCTGTTCCCCGGTATCACAGCCCAATGGCTGGAAACCGCCTTCCAGCAACCCTACTCTGCCTTTATATTACGCACCTATGGAACAGGTAATGGCCCCGACCAGGATCAGGAACTGCTGAAAGTACTGACAGACGCCAGCGCCAAAGGCAAGGTTATTGTCAATCAGACCCAGTGCCACCGCGGCACCGTTCGCCAGGGCAGTTATGCGGCAGGGTCAGCCCTTGCCCGCACCGGTATGGTGAGCGGCTATGATGCCACACCGGAAGCCCTGTTCTGCAAACTCCACCATTTATTCTCCATGGGAATGTCTCCGAAACAGGTAAGGGAACAGATAGGTATCAATCTCTGCGGTGAGCTATCCCAGTAA
- a CDS encoding TetR family transcriptional regulator, protein MDATKSAQIKASDLKYQGRKASRANSEQRRRCILEAALRIVVREGVRGVRHRAVAKEAEVPLSATTYYFKDISDLITDAFTLFVEMGAEKFNAFWEESDSRLQEALGSLDGSVQSKQLFAENMTELAFSYVQFQLREHRDYLIVERSFQLECLRNENLKPVAFRHQRYLLDSLEHFFGRLGSNEAQVDARLFIAVIMQAEYEALVIGEDHCAAMIKAMLSRQIKVMLKVS, encoded by the coding sequence ATGGACGCAACAAAAAGTGCTCAAATTAAAGCATCAGACTTGAAGTACCAGGGTCGAAAGGCCAGTCGGGCCAATAGTGAGCAACGTCGGCGTTGTATACTGGAAGCGGCATTGAGAATCGTGGTCAGGGAGGGGGTCAGGGGTGTTCGACACCGGGCGGTGGCAAAGGAGGCTGAAGTGCCTCTTTCTGCAACCACTTACTACTTTAAAGATATCTCGGATCTTATTACTGATGCTTTCACTTTATTTGTTGAAATGGGCGCAGAAAAATTTAATGCCTTTTGGGAGGAGTCGGATTCCAGGCTTCAGGAAGCGCTGGGTTCTCTGGATGGTTCTGTCCAGTCGAAACAGCTTTTTGCGGAAAATATGACAGAACTGGCCTTTAGCTATGTTCAGTTCCAACTCAGGGAACACCGGGATTATCTGATTGTGGAGCGCTCTTTTCAGCTGGAGTGTCTTCGTAATGAAAATTTGAAGCCAGTGGCTTTTCGTCATCAGCGATACCTTCTGGATAGTCTGGAACATTTTTTTGGTCGCCTTGGTTCCAATGAGGCACAAGTGGATGCCCGGCTATTCATTGCAGTGATCATGCAGGCAGAGTATGAGGCCCTGGTGATTGGAGAAGATCACTGTGCCGCCATGATTAAGGCCATGTTAAGCCGACAAATCAAGGTGATGTTAAAAGTGAGCTAA